The Natrinema pellirubrum DSM 15624 region GCGGGCCCCGACGAGGACGTCCCCATCGGTAACGAGGTCGCGCTCTTGGGCTTCCGTCCCGTCGGGAACGACGAGTTCGTCGAGCGGGTCCCTGCTGAAGGCCACACTCGGGCCCAAAGGGGGCACCACCTAATAAACCTCGCGCGTCGTCAGTCGTCCGTCGGACGCCCGTCTGCCGGTCCCGGCGCTCGACCGCCGTGCCCAGTCGCCTCGCTTTTACACCCCCGTTGCGTACTCCCGGTCATGACTACGCTCGCATTCGACGACGAGGGCGTCGACGTCGTCTACGAAGGCACCGAGTTCCGTCTCGAGAAGGACCTGATCGAGGAAGCCACCGAGAAGTCCTACTACGACGTGACCGACCACGAGGTACTACAGATCGTCGCCGAACAGCCGAACCTGCAGGGTGAGCCACGACGCGTCGGTGACATTCTAGACTGAATCCGACCCGGTCAGTAGACCACGTGGAGTAACACGAAGACGACGATCCCCAGCGAGAACGAGACCAGCCACAGCGACGCCGCGACGCGGCCGATCCGGGCGTGGCTCGTCGCCGGGATCTCCGCGACCGGCCGCGAGGCCGCAAGCAGGAGAACGTAGTACAGCAGCGGGATACAGACGATCGCCAGCAGGATGTGGATCGCCAGCAGCGGCAGGTAGACGAACTGCTCGATCGTCGCCGGCCCCGGGAAGTCCGACGGTCCGCCCATCACCGTCAGTCGATAGAGATAGAGCGCGAGAAACGTCGCGAACAGCCCGAACGACGACAGCATCGCGACCCGGTGCCGGCCGATCGCGCCGCGGCGGATCGCCCGCCAGCCGACCGCGATCGTCCCGATCGCGACCGCGCTGATGATGGCGTTGACCGCCGGAATCGCGTCGATGACCCACTCCGGGGCGGCGGGCACGCTCGAGGCGGGGATCCGGCCGCCGGCGGCCGCGAAGACCACCGCTAGCGACACGACGCTCAACACGCCGGTAAGCAGGCGCACGCGCTCTCGAGGGACGTATTCCATGTGTGGACGTTCGAGTGGAGCGGGAAAGTGGTTGCTCTCTCCGCTGGACGACTCGTGCAGGGAGAGACGATAGATCGGCTCCGAGGGGGCACGAGGACTGGACTACCTCGCGGCGGGTCGTCGTTCGGACCGATCCCGAATCAGGACGGTCACGAACGAGAGGACGAAATCGAAGATGAGCGCCGCCAATACCCCGTACCGAATCAGGAAGAAGCTCCCTGCGACCGCGGCAATCACCCCGGCGATTGCTGCGGACCCGGTTCCGGTGGCAGCGGTGGACCGGTACACGTGGTATCCGACACCCACCTGGAGGACGAACGCGATGAGACCGAACAAAGATATTGCGGGCATTCAACAGCGATTCGGAGAGTGCAATTATATACATGCCGGTGCCTGTGAGTGAAATTCCCCTCTGCAGGCGGTCGTATCGCTGCCCGTCGACCGGTAGTTCGTGACAACCAGTCGTGGTCTTCGTGCTGTCGCTGACAGGCACTGTTCTTTCGACTTCGAGTAGTAACAATCGCGGTAG contains the following coding sequences:
- a CDS encoding DUF5800 family protein is translated as MTTLAFDDEGVDVVYEGTEFRLEKDLIEEATEKSYYDVTDHEVLQIVAEQPNLQGEPRRVGDILD
- a CDS encoding DUF420 domain-containing protein yields the protein MEYVPRERVRLLTGVLSVVSLAVVFAAAGGRIPASSVPAAPEWVIDAIPAVNAIISAVAIGTIAVGWRAIRRGAIGRHRVAMLSSFGLFATFLALYLYRLTVMGGPSDFPGPATIEQFVYLPLLAIHILLAIVCIPLLYYVLLLAASRPVAEIPATSHARIGRVAASLWLVSFSLGIVVFVLLHVVY